The candidate division WOR-3 bacterium region CAAGGATTGATGAAGAAGGCAAATGTATATTCAATTCTATACAGCTAACAAAATGGTTGTGTAAAGACCCTTTTGAGGATGAAAATTGTTTAAATTGCAAGGCTTTGCCTTTCTGCATGGGTGGTTGCACATTAGCAAAAATTACATCTTCTGGAGAAGGAAGAGGTTGTTTAGTTGAATCTAAATCTCTAGAGGATGCACTTGAATTATTTTACCTTGACTATCTCAACAAAATAAATAAAATGAAAGGAGGTGATAAAAAATGACTTACCTAATGCAACCAATGGAGATAGGGCTACTACTTGAACCAAGAGATATACCGATAAGAGCTCCAGGTAATAAAGTGTGTTACCAAAACTGTGATGTTAACTGTGGCTGTGGTACGTAGTCTCTATCGACGAGAGGGGACGCCGGCACCGGGGTCCCCCCTCCTTTTTTATAGGTCAAGTTTGAATAAAATAGGTGTCCGGAAAGCTCATCTTATATTTCCCTGCTGCGAAATTTCCGAGCACCCACTTGAATAGTAAGGAGCAATATGATAACGAAACTAAAAAATATGTCGGCCGAGGAAAAAATTTTTGGACTTATGCAAATATGGGCTGAAATAAAGTTTAATTTTATATACAAGGATAGACTCTCAAAATTACACTGGGACAAATTAATACAAAAATATATTCCCAAAACAATAAGGACTAAAAATGTAAGAGATTATTATTATTTACTTCAGGAATTAGTAGCCCGATTAGATGATGGCCACACAAAAATAAGAATACCTAAGGAGATTGAATCCCACCTTATTACTCCGCCAGTGGAAATCCAACTAATAGAGAATAAATTTGTGATCACTAATGTTGACAAAAATAATGAAGAAATTCATGAACAGAAGATAGAAATAGGGGATGAAATAGTATCAATTAATGGAATTCCGACACATAAATACTTTCAGGAAAGAGTCCTTAAATATACTCCACTTTCTGTAAAGCAGTTTGCACTTCCCGAACTTCTTAGGGGACCGGAAAATACAAGCATTGTGCTTGAGCTAAGAAAAGCAAATAATAAAAATATCAAAGTTTTTCTTAAAAGAGGTTCAAACTTAAAAAGAAGTAAAAAATTTATTTGGAAGGTCAATAGAAGTTATCCTCTTTTAAAAAAAGACTTGGGAAATGGTATTTTCTATTTTGAGATTCCCACCTTTATGACTGAGAAAAGTGTGCAATATTTTAAAAAAGAAATTAAATCTATAAAAAAAATAAAGGGAATGATTATTGATGTCCGATATAATACTGGCGGCAATAGCAGTAACGCATTTGGAATAATCTCTTGTCTTATTAATAAGCCAGTAAAAACTTATAAATTAAAAACGCGGAAGCACATACCTTTTTATTATGCAAGAAACTTTTTTGAGGATAAATGGGAATGGCTAGGACCCGATGTGATAAGTCCATGTCGCGGACCTAAATATCTTGGTCCCTTAGTTGTGTTAATAAATTCTTATAGTGCAAGTGCAACTCAGTCCTTTGTTAGTGTATTATATTTTAATAAGAGAGCTCTGTTATTAGGGGAAGCGACAGCAAAATGCACCGGGCAACCCTTGAAGGTCATCCTGCCTGGTGGTGGAGTATTGAGCCTCGTTACTTCTCGAGAGTATTACTTAAATGGTAAAGAAATTAATAATGTCGAACCTCATATAAAATGTGTTCCGAAATTAGAGGATATCAGGAATAACCTTGATCCTGTAATAACAAAAGCGGTTAATATAATTGAAAATTGGCAACGATATGAGCGCAAATATCTCGCAAGAAAAGATGGTGTAAAAGTACACCAAGACTAAGAGGAAAATGTTTTTCTTCTTTTTTTTGAGTTTCCAATCTGTGCAAGTTTATCACACTAAATATCCGCCAATAATAGATGGAATTATTGAAGATTCGTGGCAGTTTGCAGATTCGGCATACGGATTTATTCAATATTTGCCTTACGAAAGAGAACCGTCATCGGAGTACACCGTAGTTTATCTCCTGCAAGATGCCAATAATCTTTATGTAGTATTTAAATGCCTCACATCAAAGAATAAACTCACGGTAAACCTCGGAGGAAATGAAGATTGGGTTGCGGTCTATCTTGACCCTTTTGGAAGTAAGTCCGTGGCTTACTATTTTAAGGTAACCGTGAGCGGTAAATATTTTGATGGGCTGATTCTGGATGATGGGAACACCCAAGATGCAAGCTGGGATGGTGTATGGTATTTTGCCACACGCTGCTATGATAATTATTTTATTATTGAAATTAAAATTCCATTTAAATCAATTCGTTATAATAAGAATACTTCAGAATGGGGTATAAATTTTAAGCGTTTTATTGCCGCAACCCAAGAGGTATCCTACTGGACAGAGGTGACAGAGAAAGAGGGTTTTAGGGTTTCCAAATTTGGAATAGCGAAAGATATTCATCCTGAGTCAAAAGGTTACTATTTTGAAATCTATCCTGAGGGAATTTTGCGATATGAAAGGGGTGTCACAAACGATTCAATAAAACCTTGTGGCAGTTTAACTTTAAAGTGGGATTTAACCTCCCAATCCACTTTTTCAGCAACGTTCTTTCCTGACTTCGCCCAGATTGAGGCTGACCCATATACCTTAAATCTTTCGCGTTATCCAGTAAGATTGAGTGAAAGGCGGCCATTTTTTGTCGAAGGTAGTGAAATTTTTCGTAGTAGTGGCAGAGATGTTTTACAACCGATTGAAATATTTTATTCCCGGGCTATTGGCAAATCAATAAATGGAACGCCTGTGCCTATTTTAGGTGGCATTAAGTTAACGAACAAATCAACCAATTGGAATATTGGTCTTTTGGGTGCAATGACCGATTCTTTTCAAACTGAACCTCAAAAAAATTTTGGCGCATTACGGATAGTCAATAAAATATATAAAAATTCAGAAATTGGCATGCTCTTTAGTGGTATGATAACCAATGGCGAAAACTATAATTATGCTATTGGCTTTGATGGTATTCACAGGTTTGGTCTCAATCGGATTGGTCTTCAGGGGGCAGTTAGTGATAGAAATAAGAAAATGGGTTGGGCATTATCATCTGGAGGACAAATCATGTTTGGGAATTTGCTCGGTAGATTTTTCTATAATACCTATGGTGATTCATTCGACGTAAGTGAAATAGGATATGCCCCGTGGGCAGGAGAAAAAGAAGTTTCCCTTGGCCTTGGACCAAATCTCTTTTTCAAAAATTTTATCCGCACTTTTTATCTTGGTCCATTCCTGGCGCTAAGGAAAGAACCAAATGAGACTCAATGGTCAAAAATTTTTATTTTCAATATCAACCCCAATTTCCATAATAACTGGGGCTTTTCATTTAATCCCGGAATGTGTAAAATGTATGAAGCAAATCTTGAATATATCCAAAAGTCGCTAGATCTTTTTGTGTGGGGAAATGGGACAAAATATGCAACAAATTTTGGGAGTTCTTTTTATTATTCTTACAATTGGCACCTTAACTATCTTGCTTACCAGGCCTCAAACTGGCTCTGGTTTGAGTTTTATCCCTTGTCTCGTATTACACCCGCAATTGATGCTAATATATGGATAGAATGGGATACTCTAAATACAATTGCCGAGATTACACCAAAGGTTACCCCACGAATTGAATTCCAAATCACAAAAAATATGAGTTGTGAATTCTTCAATGAATTTGTGTGGTTAATCCCTGAGGCAGGGCTTATAAAAAATTCTTTAATCTCCAGTCGTTTTGGCTTTCTCTTTTCCTTTAACTTTAAACCGAAGAGTTGGCTCTATATTGCATTAAATGATTATCGTAAACAGGGAGAATCGAGCAAGAAATTGGAGTTACAAAATCAGATTGGTGTATTCAAAATAAAGTATCTCTTCTATTTTTAACATTTCAGATAAAGAAACGTGTCATACAAAATATGCCGGTTAATATAAATAAAATCGTTGATTATAATGCAGGTACCAAATTCTTAAAATTCCTTAAACCCTACTGGCATAAGGGGCTTTTTGCCTTTTTCTTTATGCTTCTGTCGGTAGGTTTACAACTGCCGATGCCTTTTTTGACAAGGTTTATCATTGATAAAGTAATTGTTTTAAGAAATTTTCAACTACTCAATGTCATTGGCTTTGTAATCATTGGAGTTCTATCAGTTCAAGCTTCTTCTTCATTTTTAGAACAATTTTTATTAACCACCTTCCGGGGCCGGGTTCTGTTTGATATTAGAGTAAAACTCTTTGAGCATATTCAAAGGCTTTCCCTTAGTTTTTTCCATAAAAAAGAAACTGGTTATTTGATGTCCCGATTAAGTGATGATGTCAATGCGGTTCAAGGACTTCTTGCGGATACATTGGTCTCTGCTGGGCAAAATATTCTTACTTTCATTGCTGGTACTGTCTGCACATTTTATATCCATCCTAAACTTGCCCTGATCTGCTTTTTGATCCTGCCATTTTATTTATTATCTTTGATTGTCTTTAATAAAAGAATTAGAAGTATGAGTCATGAGGTTAGAGAGAGATATGCCCTGTTGAATAAAGATTTACAGGAATTATTGTCTGGTGTTTCAGTTATTAAGGCATTTACTGGAGAAAAGCGAGCAACGATAAAGATGGTTAAAAAGATAAGTGAGGCAATCCGTAAGGAGGTCAGGTTAGATATTACTGCCACGATTGCCTCAATTTCTTCGGCATTGATTTCTGCGGCCGGTCCGATTGTCTTAATCTGGTATGGTTGTGCCGAGATAATGAGGGGCAATTTAACAGTTGGTAGTCTGATTGCCTTTAATTCTTTTATTGGCTATCTATTTGGTCCAACAAGAAACTTGTATAATTTAAATCTTAATGTTCAACGCTCACTGGCGGCAGTAGAAAGAATCTTTGAGATGCTTGATTTGGAACCGGAAAGGGAGGGTAAAAAAGAAATTGAAATAAAAGAGGGAAAGGTTATTTTTGATAATGTCTCTTTTTCTTATAATGGGACTGAAGAGGTATTAAAGGACATTTCGTTTGCGGTAAACCCTGGTGAGATAGTTGCAATTGTAGGTCGAAGTGGTGTTGGTAAGACGACCCTTGTTTCTTTAATTCCAAGATTTTTTGAACCCCAAAAGGGGAGGATATTGATTGATGGTGAGGATATAAGAGATGTAAGATTAAAATCATTAAGGGGTCAAATTGGTATATGCTCACAGGATGTATTTTTATTCTCTGATACAATAAGGGAGAATATAAGATTTGGCAATCCCGAGGCAAAAGATGGTGCGATAGAAAATGCGGCAAGGTTGGCTTATGCAGATGAATTTATTAAAAATCTACCTGAAGGATATGATACAAAACTCGGTGAGCGGGGAGTGAACTTATCTGGTGGTGAGCGTCAGCGGATTGCAATAGCGCGGGCTTTAATAAAAAATCCCAAGATTTTAATTCTTGATGAGGCGACTTCACAATTGGATTCAGAATCAGAAGCGATAATTCAAAGCGCATTAAAAAATTTACTAAAAGACCGCACCACTTTTATTATTGCCCATAGATTATCAACAATCCAAAATGTGGACAAGATATTGGTCTTGGACAAGGGGGAAATTGTTAGTATTGGCAAACATGAAGAATTGTATAATACCTGTGCGGTCTATAAAAATCTTTATGATGAGCAGTTTTTGAAACGAGTTTAATTTAAAAGGCGCAACGCAAAATCTTTTTGGTAACAATTATATTAGACATTACATGCGGGCATATCGGAACGGGAAGAATGGCAGAAATGCGCTTGAGAACATTGCTCAGAAAGTCAGTTCGCCAAAAACCAGTTGATAAATCTGTTAATTAGCGAAAAAAAACTGGCAGTTGAAAAAATGCTTGTGCTGGATTATACTACGACAAGATTGGAATGATTATGAGAGAGAATCTACTATATGAAAATAGGTGGGAATCGCAGTATCGTTCCTTACGGAAATCGCGGTATCGCTTCGCTTGCAGTATCACTCCGTTCGCAGGGGATGATTTTATTCGTGAAATGGCTAACGAGAACCCGAATAAACCAGACGGACCAGACGGTTCCGGTCCTGACCCCTATAGGTTAATGGAAATTTCTATGGGATTTTTATGAAATGAAAGAGTTGTAGAATATGTCAGGTAGTCCCTTATTTGCAAGAAAATTTAAAATAAATTTAGGTCAATATAAGTTTTCTTATTATAATATTGTCAAAAATATGGAAGATGGAGGATGGCTTCTATTTAATACAAAAACTGGGGCGTTTAGCGTAATCCCCTCTAAAGTAAAAAAATTAGATAATAAAGACATGGTAAATAACTTTTTAGCAAATGGGTATATTGTTAATAAAGATAAAGATGAATTAGATGAAGTAATTATGAGTTTTAGAAAAATCAGGGAAGATAAAACAATTATGCGATTAATTATTCTCCCTGCAGAAATGTGCAATTTTAGATGTATATATTGTTATGAAACTTTCAGAAGAATCAAAATTTTTGATGAAGTCATTTTGGGTATAATTAATTTCATTAAGCGAAATATCGCAACCCTAAGTATATTAGAAATCTCTTGGTTTGGTGGAGAACCCTTACTTGCGACAAGCCGTATTATAGAGATTACGAAGAGATGTCAAAAAATGGCAAAAGTATATGGTATAAGATTTTTATCCGATGTTACGACAAATGGTTATTTATTAACTCCCAAACTTATCAAAAGCCTAATTGATGTAGGGGTTATAGGATATCAAGTAACAATAGATGGTCCTCCTTTAATTCATAATCGTCTTAGAAAACTAAAAAATGGGCGCGGCACTTTTGAGAAAATTTGGTCGAATTTACGGGAATTTAAAAAATTTGATAAGGAATTTTATGTAGTAATTAGAACAAATTTTGATAAAAATTCATACGTTTATTTAAATGAATGGATTGACTTGTATCAAAATGAATTTGGAAAAGATTCCAGATTCAGATTGCTTTTCCGCCCAATCTTTAAAACCGGCACCGAAAGAGATAAGCAGATGAGATTTTGTAGCTTTAGGGAATCTGCCGAAATAGAAAGTGAAATCTTAATAAAACTTTGGGAAAAATTAGAATTCCCAAGATGGTATTTTGATGAAGTAATCCTCTCTAAACCTAAAGCAATTTACTGTTACGGTGGATTACCGGGATGTTTTGTAATTGGTGCTGACGGTGCTTTATGGAAGTGCACGGTTGGATTGAAAGAAGAAGATGCTCTGGGGCATATAAAAGAAAACGGCGACATTCTCATTGATGAAAATAAGTTAAATGAGTGGAATAAATATTCAGAAAGTTGGATTTTTGATGACACCTGTAGGAAATGTTTGTGGCTTCCGCTGTGTATGGGCGGATGTATATTATCAAGAAAATATGGTAAGAAGGGATGTTATACTCGTTTTTCTCCTCTAACTAAGGTAATGGAATTGTACTATAAAAATATTATTGTGAAGAAAGGAGGTGATTAAAATGATTATTGTCAGAGAATCTACAAAACCTGAAGTTCCTATTGCCAGCCCTGGCAATTGTGGTGCTGGCTGTGGATTCTGCTGTGTCCACTAATCTGTGAGGCTCCAAGCAAGGGGGCCTCATTACATTAATTGACAAGAAATGTATAATAATTATAATTTTTAGTTAATATGAAATTATTCTTTTTAACAGCCTACTTACAATTTAAAGGAATGATGCGGGCATCACGCTATGGACTTCAATTTTTGCTTCTGCCTGTGCTCATGATTTCTATCTTTCTGACTGCCTACCTTGCAGCGAGAGTATTGGGAGGAAGGGTGAGTGGGCTTTTTTATCCATTTGTCGTATTTATTTTGTCAGCTAGTGCTACAAATATCCCTATGCAAGCTGGAAGTCAATTTCTTAGTAATCCATCTTATGCCAATTTATTAATCACACCCAGAGGCATTAGAGGGCTGATAGCATATTTTATGGGAATTCAAGCTCCATATCTTTTAACTACCTTTATAAGTATAGTGGTTGCATATTTTCTTACTCTGCCCAGATTTTATTTTTTAAACTCTATCATCGGTATCTTTCTTTTGATTATGTGGTGTAGCGCTATGGTATTAATAGGACTGGCTGTGGGTATGAAATTTATTTTTGCGTTTCACCTTGCACAGCTTATCTTTCTTGGATTTTATCCTTTCCTACTTATGCTTCCTTTAGCCGGCAAACTGGAATATGCATTCATACTTCCGCCAGTCGGCATAATTACAATCTTTCAAAATGGGTGCAAGCTATTTTTATTCAGCATAGCAACAGCTGTAGGGACATTGTTATATAACCTAATAGGTACATTATTTATTAAATGGGCTTATAAGGAATATCGGATTGGCAGAGGAGTAAACAGAATATGACAGTAATTGCGGCATCAAATATAAAAAAGACTTATCCAACCAAACCCCCGGTAGAGGCATTAAAGGGTCTTTCTTTGGAAGTTAAAGAGAGTAAATGTGTTGCGCTCTTGGGGCCTAATGGTGTTGGCAAGACAACTTTTTTGCGGATACTCACAGGGATTCTTTTGCCTGACGATGGGTCAATCACAGTTTATGATAAAAATCCCTTAAATTCATCCGCGGAAGTAAGCTCTCTCCTCCGCTTTTTACCTGAAACTCCTTTTCTTTTACAAAATAATTCTCTGTGGGAAAATGGCTATTTCTGGTTCAGCTACTGGAATGAACCCTTTCCGAAGGACAATTTAAAGGAAATCCTTGAACGCTTTAACCTCATTAACCGTGCCAAAGAACCACTTTCCAGGTATTTAAGAGGAATGATACAAAAGGCGGCGTTATCAATTATGCTCGCAACCAGAGCACCTGTTATTATTTTAGATGAACCCACTCTTGGACTTGATGTCACTACAAAAAGGGAAGTAATTGAGATGATAATAGATTTAAAGAAAAAAGAGAAGACAATTATAGTTGCATCCCATGACATGCCATTTGTGGAAAAAATAGCCGACCATATCGCTTTGATAAATAATGGTAAAATTGTGGAGATGACCGAAATTTCGGATTTTAAAGAAAGACATGGTAATCTGCGATATCTACTCACTTATAGGAAAAACGGTAAACTGTACAAAGAGATTTTCCATGAAAATACGGAGTGTAACTTTCGATTAAGAAATATTCTTTCCGATAATGATATCGAAATTGTTGAAGTGCATCAAGAGTGTGATTCATTAGAAGAAATTTTAAATCGGCTGTTAATTGATGGACGATAAAATTTATGTGGATAGGATTTTTGTTCTCGTTAATGGGAAATCTCAATCCTACCCTTGAGGTGCGGTTTACAGAAACTGCACCGGTGATTGATGGGCATATAGAAGAAGTCTGGCTCAAGGCAGATTCAGCGTATGATTTTATTCAATATATGCCCTATGAAAAAGAGAAGCCATCGGATAATACCGTAGTATATGTTTTACAGGATGAAAACAATCTCTATTTTGCCTTTCGCTGCTGGACAAAGAATTCTAAACCAGTAAATCAAATGAGTGAGAATGATGATGCGGTCGTTTTGTATTTAGATCCGTTCGGCAGTAAAACGACTGCTTATAGTTTTGCAGTTCATATAAGTGGGATATATAGTGATGCTCTGGTGCTTGATGATGGACGTAGTAAAGATAA contains the following coding sequences:
- a CDS encoding S41 family peptidase — protein: MITKLKNMSAEEKIFGLMQIWAEIKFNFIYKDRLSKLHWDKLIQKYIPKTIRTKNVRDYYYLLQELVARLDDGHTKIRIPKEIESHLITPPVEIQLIENKFVITNVDKNNEEIHEQKIEIGDEIVSINGIPTHKYFQERVLKYTPLSVKQFALPELLRGPENTSIVLELRKANNKNIKVFLKRGSNLKRSKKFIWKVNRSYPLLKKDLGNGIFYFEIPTFMTEKSVQYFKKEIKSIKKIKGMIIDVRYNTGGNSSNAFGIISCLINKPVKTYKLKTRKHIPFYYARNFFEDKWEWLGPDVISPCRGPKYLGPLVVLINSYSASATQSFVSVLYFNKRALLLGEATAKCTGQPLKVILPGGGVLSLVTSREYYLNGKEINNVEPHIKCVPKLEDIRNNLDPVITKAVNIIENWQRYERKYLARKDGVKVHQD
- a CDS encoding DUF5916 domain-containing protein — protein: MFFFFFLSFQSVQVYHTKYPPIIDGIIEDSWQFADSAYGFIQYLPYEREPSSEYTVVYLLQDANNLYVVFKCLTSKNKLTVNLGGNEDWVAVYLDPFGSKSVAYYFKVTVSGKYFDGLILDDGNTQDASWDGVWYFATRCYDNYFIIEIKIPFKSIRYNKNTSEWGINFKRFIAATQEVSYWTEVTEKEGFRVSKFGIAKDIHPESKGYYFEIYPEGILRYERGVTNDSIKPCGSLTLKWDLTSQSTFSATFFPDFAQIEADPYTLNLSRYPVRLSERRPFFVEGSEIFRSSGRDVLQPIEIFYSRAIGKSINGTPVPILGGIKLTNKSTNWNIGLLGAMTDSFQTEPQKNFGALRIVNKIYKNSEIGMLFSGMITNGENYNYAIGFDGIHRFGLNRIGLQGAVSDRNKKMGWALSSGGQIMFGNLLGRFFYNTYGDSFDVSEIGYAPWAGEKEVSLGLGPNLFFKNFIRTFYLGPFLALRKEPNETQWSKIFIFNINPNFHNNWGFSFNPGMCKMYEANLEYIQKSLDLFVWGNGTKYATNFGSSFYYSYNWHLNYLAYQASNWLWFEFYPLSRITPAIDANIWIEWDTLNTIAEITPKVTPRIEFQITKNMSCEFFNEFVWLIPEAGLIKNSLISSRFGFLFSFNFKPKSWLYIALNDYRKQGESSKKLELQNQIGVFKIKYLFYF
- a CDS encoding ABC transporter ATP-binding protein, whose amino-acid sequence is MTVIAASNIKKTYPTKPPVEALKGLSLEVKESKCVALLGPNGVGKTTFLRILTGILLPDDGSITVYDKNPLNSSAEVSSLLRFLPETPFLLQNNSLWENGYFWFSYWNEPFPKDNLKEILERFNLINRAKEPLSRYLRGMIQKAALSIMLATRAPVIILDEPTLGLDVTTKREVIEMIIDLKKKEKTIIVASHDMPFVEKIADHIALINNGKIVEMTEISDFKERHGNLRYLLTYRKNGKLYKEIFHENTECNFRLRNILSDNDIEIVEVHQECDSLEEILNRLLIDGR
- a CDS encoding carbohydrate binding family 9 domain-containing protein translates to MWIGFLFSLMGNLNPTLEVRFTETAPVIDGHIEEVWLKADSAYDFIQYMPYEKEKPSDNTVVYVLQDENNLYFAFRCWTKNSKPVNQMSENDDAVVLYLDPFGSKTTAYSFAVHISGIYSDALVLDDGRSKDNSWDGVWYYATKIYEDRYEVEIKIPFKSIRYKKGLYEWGINFKR
- a CDS encoding radical SAM protein, with the translated sequence MSGSPLFARKFKINLGQYKFSYYNIVKNMEDGGWLLFNTKTGAFSVIPSKVKKLDNKDMVNNFLANGYIVNKDKDELDEVIMSFRKIREDKTIMRLIILPAEMCNFRCIYCYETFRRIKIFDEVILGIINFIKRNIATLSILEISWFGGEPLLATSRIIEITKRCQKMAKVYGIRFLSDVTTNGYLLTPKLIKSLIDVGVIGYQVTIDGPPLIHNRLRKLKNGRGTFEKIWSNLREFKKFDKEFYVVIRTNFDKNSYVYLNEWIDLYQNEFGKDSRFRLLFRPIFKTGTERDKQMRFCSFRESAEIESEILIKLWEKLEFPRWYFDEVILSKPKAIYCYGGLPGCFVIGADGALWKCTVGLKEEDALGHIKENGDILIDENKLNEWNKYSESWIFDDTCRKCLWLPLCMGGCILSRKYGKKGCYTRFSPLTKVMELYYKNIIVKKGGD
- a CDS encoding ABC transporter ATP-binding protein, with translation MPVNINKIVDYNAGTKFLKFLKPYWHKGLFAFFFMLLSVGLQLPMPFLTRFIIDKVIVLRNFQLLNVIGFVIIGVLSVQASSSFLEQFLLTTFRGRVLFDIRVKLFEHIQRLSLSFFHKKETGYLMSRLSDDVNAVQGLLADTLVSAGQNILTFIAGTVCTFYIHPKLALICFLILPFYLLSLIVFNKRIRSMSHEVRERYALLNKDLQELLSGVSVIKAFTGEKRATIKMVKKISEAIRKEVRLDITATIASISSALISAAGPIVLIWYGCAEIMRGNLTVGSLIAFNSFIGYLFGPTRNLYNLNLNVQRSLAAVERIFEMLDLEPEREGKKEIEIKEGKVIFDNVSFSYNGTEEVLKDISFAVNPGEIVAIVGRSGVGKTTLVSLIPRFFEPQKGRILIDGEDIRDVRLKSLRGQIGICSQDVFLFSDTIRENIRFGNPEAKDGAIENAARLAYADEFIKNLPEGYDTKLGERGVNLSGGERQRIAIARALIKNPKILILDEATSQLDSESEAIIQSALKNLLKDRTTFIIAHRLSTIQNVDKILVLDKGEIVSIGKHEELYNTCAVYKNLYDEQFLKRV